The Corynebacterium comes genome window below encodes:
- a CDS encoding YczE/YyaS/YitT family protein: MSLLHPRRVLLLFIGMVIMSLGIALSVRSDLGTTTISSLPYVLSLISPLTLGSASILVNSGLVLLQFLILRRRFKLIQLLQVPVLLVFGVLNDIALWATSWVSYSAYWQQWVLVLAGVALLGVGISFQISANTIMLAGEAIVMAISSELSRAFGQRRLFVFGYVKIAFDVLLVLSAAILALVFLRELAGVREGTFAAALLIGFAVKRVQPVLGPPLERFRDR; the protein is encoded by the coding sequence ATGAGTCTCCTCCACCCCCGCAGGGTCCTCCTGCTCTTCATCGGCATGGTCATCATGTCCTTGGGCATCGCCCTGTCCGTGCGCAGCGACCTGGGTACCACCACGATCTCCTCGCTCCCCTACGTCCTGAGCCTCATCAGCCCACTGACGCTGGGCAGCGCATCCATCCTGGTCAACTCGGGCCTGGTGCTGCTGCAGTTCCTCATCCTGCGCCGTCGCTTCAAGCTCATCCAGCTGCTGCAGGTCCCTGTCCTCCTCGTCTTCGGCGTGCTCAACGACATCGCCCTGTGGGCCACGAGCTGGGTCAGCTACTCCGCCTACTGGCAGCAGTGGGTCCTGGTGCTCGCGGGTGTGGCCCTGCTGGGCGTGGGCATCAGCTTCCAGATCTCCGCGAACACCATCATGCTCGCGGGGGAAGCCATCGTCATGGCCATCAGCAGCGAACTCTCACGGGCCTTCGGCCAGCGCAGACTCTTCGTCTTCGGCTACGTGAAGATCGCCTTCGATGTTCTGCTGGTCCTCTCGGCGGCGATCCTGGCACTGGTGTTCCTCCGGGAGCTGGCGGGCGTGCGGGAAGGCACCTTCGCTGCCGCGCTTCTCATCGGTTTCGCGGTCAAGCGCGTGCAGCCTGTGCTCGGTCCGCCCCTGGAACGGTTCCGCGACCGCTAG
- a CDS encoding adenylate/guanylate cyclase domain-containing protein codes for MKRLLRAIKWLWGTSWPLYAAVVLVANVIGALAIMLFVRFLIPMPEVRSFTSEVPHLEVIGLTYLAFAVIVAVVATLFLFRPVLDWQRHPEDHDPNMVRNLVMRLPVYQAVVCAVVWLIGIAIAMVVAAASSGRLSLVIGLATLLAGMVVVLITYLLAERLVRPVAASALARRFEDSTLEPPITQRLRMTWVMTTALPLIGTLLIILGQRQGFFTDNAAEIIPAVVALSLAALVTGFVGTSFAIMSVVDPILELQEAINRVRRGDTDAQVDIYDGSEIGVLQAGFNEMMRGLKERQRVRDIFGRYVGIEVAKRALEERPTLGGEDRKVAVLFVDVIGSTTFAVNHSPEEVVEELNKFFEHVVTVVHRNKGIINKFQGDAALAVFGAPISLSDATSHALTAARELRQELKGMTLQAGIGVAAGHVVAGHIGGSDRFEYTVIGDAVNSAARLTDLAKDTPGRVLTNAATLRGANEAEQARWTVMKSVELRGRREMTQLARPIRATMADRS; via the coding sequence ATGAAACGACTGTTGCGGGCAATCAAGTGGCTGTGGGGCACGTCGTGGCCCCTCTATGCCGCCGTGGTGCTCGTGGCCAACGTCATTGGTGCGCTGGCGATCATGCTGTTCGTGCGTTTCCTCATCCCGATGCCGGAGGTGCGCAGCTTCACCTCCGAGGTTCCCCACCTGGAGGTCATCGGGCTGACGTATCTGGCATTCGCGGTGATCGTCGCCGTGGTGGCCACGTTGTTCCTGTTCCGGCCCGTGTTGGACTGGCAGCGCCACCCGGAGGACCATGACCCGAACATGGTCCGCAACCTGGTGATGCGCCTGCCCGTCTATCAGGCGGTGGTGTGCGCGGTGGTGTGGCTGATCGGCATCGCCATCGCGATGGTCGTGGCGGCGGCGTCAAGCGGGCGCCTGTCGCTGGTCATCGGGCTGGCGACGCTGCTGGCCGGCATGGTCGTCGTGCTGATCACGTATCTGTTGGCGGAACGCCTCGTTCGACCGGTGGCGGCCTCCGCCCTGGCCCGCCGCTTCGAGGACTCCACGCTCGAGCCTCCGATCACTCAGCGACTGCGGATGACCTGGGTGATGACCACGGCGCTGCCGCTCATCGGCACCCTGCTGATCATCCTCGGCCAGAGACAGGGCTTCTTCACCGACAACGCGGCGGAGATCATCCCGGCTGTCGTCGCCCTGTCGCTGGCCGCCCTGGTGACCGGTTTCGTGGGGACGAGCTTCGCCATCATGAGCGTCGTCGACCCGATCCTGGAACTGCAGGAGGCGATCAACAGGGTGCGGCGCGGCGACACCGACGCGCAGGTCGACATCTACGACGGTTCCGAGATCGGCGTCCTGCAGGCCGGGTTCAACGAGATGATGCGCGGTCTGAAGGAGCGCCAGCGGGTGCGCGACATCTTCGGCCGTTATGTCGGCATCGAGGTGGCCAAGCGCGCCCTGGAGGAGCGCCCCACACTGGGCGGTGAGGACCGCAAGGTCGCGGTCCTCTTCGTCGACGTCATCGGCTCGACCACCTTCGCGGTGAACCACTCCCCGGAGGAGGTCGTCGAGGAGCTGAACAAGTTCTTCGAGCATGTGGTCACCGTGGTGCACCGTAACAAGGGCATCATCAACAAGTTCCAGGGTGACGCCGCGCTCGCCGTGTTCGGTGCACCCATCTCGCTTTCCGACGCCACCTCCCACGCCCTCACCGCCGCCCGCGAACTCCGGCAGGAACTCAAGGGAATGACGCTGCAGGCCGGCATCGGCGTCGCCGCGGGCCATGTCGTCGCCGGCCACATCGGCGGCTCGGACCGTTTCGAGTACACCGTCATCGGGGACGCCGTGAACTCCGCTGCCCGCCTGACCGACCTGGCCAAGGACACCCCGGGACGGGTGCTCACCAACGCGGCGACCCTGCGGGGCGCCAACGAGGCCGAGCAGGCGCGCTGGACCGTGATGAAGTCGGTGGAGCTGCGCGGGCGTCGGGAAATGACGCAGCTGGCCCGCCCGATCCGTGCGACGATGGCGGACCGTTCCTGA